A region of Paramormyrops kingsleyae isolate MSU_618 chromosome 17, PKINGS_0.4, whole genome shotgun sequence DNA encodes the following proteins:
- the LOC111839399 gene encoding uncharacterized protein isoform X2 yields the protein MENFVLFLGSKRVTLKEEDMTTEKISVIFQVQRQSVYLTDDANVAIFPQPHGSFNCFDLNDRGHYEVHGDSITVERSAGALPSDHPVRFSFHRTPSTAASSWSPIPRATMTKAFQRNVFIADVLNGKLETSKMVTVRLSEFEACVPSIVSKVKEALGQEESIILTDSQGNEIMDSEGTRGLTYWKQNSRKVFAVPEEQIGLLQSNKRRRLSRREDTGLQEVVGDIQEVVEAAQGLKDVSKAIKELSGFAHSRLTTTLSLSEAEVTSLKAVFGCLVCTEA from the exons ATGGAGAATTTTGTGTTGTTCCTGGGCAGCAAACGAGTCACTCTGAAGGAGGAGGATATGACCACAGAGAAGATCTCGGTTATATTTCAG GTACAAAGGCAAAGTGTTTATTTGACCGACGATGCCAACGTAGCCATTTTCCCCCAACCTCACGGCAGCTTCAATTGCTTTGACCTCAACGACAGAGGCCATTACGAGGTTCACGGTGACAGTATTACTGTGGAAAGATCAGCAGGGGCACTGCCCTCGGACCATCCTGTCCGCTTCTCCTTCCACCGGACCCCTAGCACAGCCGCCAGCTCCTGGTCTCCAATTCCACGGGCTACCATGACCAAAGCTTTCCAGAG GAATGTCTTCATTGCTGATGTACTGAATGGAAAGCTGGAGACCAGCAAGATGGTTACAGTCCGCCTCTCAGAGTTTGAGGCTTGTGTGCCATCAATCGTCAGTAAAGTGAAAGAGGCCCTTGGACAGGAGGAGTCCATCATTTTGACAGATAGCCAGGGAAATGAAATAATGGATTCTGAAGGAACTAGGG GATTAACATACTGGAAGCAAAATTCCAGAAAAGTCTTTGCAGTACCAGAAGAACAGATAGGACTCCTACAAAGCAATAAAAGGCGGAGACTGAG CCGAAGAGAAGATACTGGCCTTCAAGAGGTTGTAGGTGACATTCAAGAAGTCGTCGAGGCAGCCCAGGGACTTAAAGATGTGTCAAAGGCGATCAAGGAGTTGAGCGGATTTGCACATTCCAGACTGACAACAACACTGTCGCTTTCGGAGGCTGAAGTGACTTCTTTAAAAGCTGTCTTTGGCTGTCTTGTCTGCACAG